TACAGGACACAAAATCAAAATTCAAGAATAGAGATACATATAACTGGTCGTCTGTAACCAAGTCATGCTAACAAATTAGATCTATCAACATAATGCATGTGATGGGAAACAGCATCAAGAACCAGCTAGCTTATGTATATATcaacattatttttatttaaaacaAGCATAGTGCGTAGCTGATTAGAACACACAACCAAACACAAGTAGGTTATGACCAATATGAGCAAATGCATGCTTTGAAATCTTGTATACATTCATTGCACATACCACACATCATACATACAAACAAAACTCTCATACATGTATTGATATTCATAAGCCCGTCGAAAAAGGGCGATTGATCAGTACACGCATGTACTATTACAAAGTTAGAAAAAAacatcaaaaaagaagaggaaggccatCTCTCTCGCTCACTAGCTTCTGCAAGGCATGAAGCTAGCGAGCAGGTAGTTTGCCTTTGTTATTcctgtcagaactcagaagaaCAGGACGGGAAAAACCTGCTCTcgacacacacacgcacgcacacactaCCAAACCTTGTACTCTTCGATCATGGTCTCTTTATTTTCCGGGACGCGAAAAACCTGCCCTGCTCTCTAAACCCAGAGCGCGCCGGCGTTCATGAGCATGGGCACGAGCTCACCGCCGAGGTGGAGGGACATGATCCTGTTGGTGCCACCGACGAGCTTGCCTCCGATGAAGACGGCAGGGACGGCGGGGCCCCTGCCGCCGAGCATCTTGAGCAGGGCGCGCTCCATCTCCTTGCC
This sequence is a window from Setaria italica strain Yugu1 chromosome III, Setaria_italica_v2.0, whole genome shotgun sequence. Protein-coding genes within it:
- the LOC101766342 gene encoding putative glutaredoxin-C14, which gives rise to MDRVMKLASERAVVVFTLSSCCMCHTVTKLMQDLSVNALVHELDSDPRGKEMERALLKMLGGRGPAVPAVFIGGKLVGGTNRIMSLHLGGELVPMLMNAGALWV